The DNA sequence taataAATCCTCAATCAGAGGCTTCAAAACTCAAGAAAGGGAGCAAATTGAGTTTATAGAACTTCTAAGATCATTCCTACTACCGAGTACCAATGCTATATCTTATGGTGCATGGAATATAAGTGATAATTCGAAAAGTTACTTACAGAATGTTGAATATGGATAATCATGATAGTAAGTACACTTCCTTCCTTCATCTTCTCTATAAGGAGGTGAAAGAATGTCTAGCACAGCACAAGGTGTTATTGCTGTGAGACAGTGCAGATTTCCACCATGCTTTGGATATAAAACCGATGTCTCGCATGGTGCAGTCATGACCTTATCAACAGCTAGCTTAGCCAGTCTAACAACATCAAAGAAAAATTACAACAAAATCATTTTAAAACATGGATGCAGAATAGCAAATTTTATAAGCCACTAAATATGATATCATATTGTTTGATAATGTTGATAAAAAGATCTCCTAAATGAGATATACAATTATGCAATTTTAAGTCCTCAACAGTAGTAGCAATTAGCCATAGGAAATTCTATAGAAAAATTATTAATCCCCCTAATACTCTTACTAATAATTCTCCCTAACTAATAGATTTAGAAAATCTTGAatgcttttttttatatatatatttacatgctCTCATACAAAAGTGTGGGACAAGACAAAAATGTGTTACAGCGACAAATTAGCAAAAAAATCTATTGTTCATAAGATTGAGAGTGCAATTCAGCTTTGACCTGTTGATTTTATGTTTATTGTATTTTTGCTTTTATGGAAGAATTGTTGGTCATTTTTGGTTTAATTGATCTGCATATATATTTACAGTGCATGATCAAGTAGCACAGAAAAAGTAGATTCAATGCAGAACAACCCCACCAAAAATTACTTACCAAGTAACTGAAACTTGACACAAAACAATCAGATAGCAATGCATGCTCAAGTAAGACAGCACAATTAGATGAAACGGAGAACAACCCACAAAAGAAAATCACTTAACCAAGTTTTGAAAATATAGAACACATCTATAAAAAAACAATTATTTCAACTTGTAGATAATGAATGTTAAAAGTCATTGATGCAATGCTCATAGAATCACAATGAATCAAACTATTTTAACACATATTAAGCTAACAAGACATGGTTTTCTCAAAGAGGATAACTCCACTGAGATACTGAAGAGCTCCAGGAGTGAAGAGGAACTCCCTGACAGTCCACCAGTTAGTTTTCAACTTTCTCAACATTGATGCTAGATAGACACTTGCCAATTGTTCCAGTTGACGCATCATCAGCAAGAATATACTTTCTGGGGGTGCCAAATTATGCAGCATTGGCAAAGAAAAATTCTTAAGAAAAAATTATACATATGATATGGTTTTGTTATATTTGATGCAAAGTTCTGATTCAACAAAAACGAAGGGAAGGGAAAATTGTACTTATTCAAATTGAGTTGGTTTGGTTAAATCAAAGGgacaagtctttttttttttttcagaaaaagtTTTCCAAGTCAAGTGAGATCTGAAATCTTCACACAAAGATCAGTcgctggtgaagaagaaggacaGAGGTGGTCGCAAAGGCAGAGGTGGAGGAAGAAGGACAAAGATCAGTCGCTGGTGAAGAAGAGGGACAGAGAGGCGACAAAAACCAATGAATTGGTGGACCCGAGTGatgcggcggcggcggcggaacCGTGTTGCGGCGGCGAAAGAGCAAGACCGTCGATGGAGAGGAACATAGAACAAGCAACAGTGAGTGAAAGAGGGACAAAAGCCCTAGTAGAGCAAGCACGGTGCAAGGAGAACGAGTAGCCtaggagggagagggagagggagagagaacgACGACGGTGATTGAAAGAAGGTTGCTAGATTTTTTTCTCCCTTCTTTGAATTTAGaatcaaaaggaaaaagaaaaatgccTAATACAAATAAATTGAGGGGTCAATatctaattataaatatttttaaaaataaaaagatgaggttcaatttataaatatttttaagtggGTTAATGATATTCCTACATAAAAATGGGAATAAAAAATTCGTTTTAGTTATGGATTCCTTAATCTCACTTTTATTTGAAAATATCATTAGTCAACactaaaataattacaaaaagaacctcttttttttttgtttttaaaaaaaatcagtaaTTAGATATTGACCCTCTAATTACTCTTTTTTACACattgttcttttttctttaatttcagatTCAAAGTAGTGGTGAGAGTGAGACATTTGGTCTGCTAGGGTTTTGTTTTCCTCTTTCAATTACCGTAGCGGTGTAGCCATTCTCTCTTCCTCTCCCTCCGCAGTCTCTCTCGTTCGCTGCCGCCGCCTCGCAAGACGCCGCCGCCGCGCAAGACGCCGCCGCCACACTTGGAGGTTAGTTAatcattatttttttctcaatagTCAAGAAATTTAATTATGCTTGCAATGAAAACTTAGAAATCTAATCAGTATTTTCactgaaaataattttatttgtatatgTATCTGGTCACTACCTCTATGGTAAATACTAAATTGAGCAGCACTATCTAATCTAGTGTAGTAGATGTAGATCAACTCAAACTTTtatgaacagaaaagaaaagaaagttgtGGAGGCACGTGAAGTGCCATCAACTTCTGTGTATGTGTTGTGGCCAATGGCAGTGAAGGGTGTCTTTTGGATGCTTGCTTTTCTAGCTGCATAAACAGGTAATTATTGGAGAAAGAGAACCGTTATGCGTGACAATGTAAAATTGACCTCACCATTgttttatattattcatttaaCGTTTTATTATAATGCTGTTGAATGGTCCTTGTTGCTAAAACATTATTATACTTTACTGCTATTACTGCTGTAACCTGTAAGTGATTAATCTTTGTTGAATGAGACTTGATTAGTAAGCTGAGTTAATTGGAATTTCTAAGGGGGGACAAAATCTAAGATAGCATTAGCTTAGGCATGGTGGATGAACTCAATAAACTATTTATACTcaaattggtttggaattttggtttggtttgagAAATCAATTCATTTTAAAATGTAATCAAACTAAACCCTTCTGGATCCTTCCAAGTTTCAGGGTCTCTATGGATGGCAAACACATTTACGTATACTATCGTCTTGGCTTCAATTTCATACCCTGCTATTCTGCTATTTTTGTTGAATTCTCTTGGTACCAATGGTGCAGGTGCATAATATCTTAATGTTTATTTGATCACTGCTTTCAGATAAACAAGCTtttcaatatcttcatcttctatgAATGGTTTCTTGCCATATAAACTTCGTATCTTCTTCCGAACGCAATCCTGCACGCTATAGAACTCGACACGGACATCAATATCTCACTCAGATTCGTGGTTTTCGAAGAACTCACGTGCTCTGATATCTTGCCTAACATTCTTTCCACTTCAGATTTTCTGATGTGGTAGAATCCAGAGATTCGCTTGGAGCTGAAGAAATGAACGACGCAGATCTTCCTGATTTCTCTCCAGTACTCGCTGCATGGAGAGAAAATCAAATTGAAACCGTTGTAAGAGAGTCTAGTGGTTCCGAGCGACGGAGGTCTGCTTGAAACGTCAAGATCATGGTCTTTGAGAACCTCCTTTGCGAGTTTCGGTGAGGAGATAACTATGGCTGGTTTGAACCCTATTTGAAGGGAGAATATGGAGCCGTAGATCTTTGAGAGGTTCCATAGTTGGAGATTGAGGTTGGAGCTGTCGAGTTGGTGGAGGTTTCCGATTATGGGAAGTGGTTTAGGACCTGGTGGTAGAGTGGTTCTTTTGTGTTGTTGTTTCTTTAAGTGATGAAATATCACTACTGCCATTAGAGGAATTGCAAGAAGAAGCAGATAATACAGAAATGAAAACATTGAgtggaagaaattgaagaagcCAATGCAAGCTAAGGGTGACTAATTAGTTATAGAGAACGATCAGATACACTTTGCTGCTAAGAAAATTAAATATCTTACTATATATATAGAGTTAAACCTCgtaaaattgatagttgagagtcgttatttttttttgtaggtaTGAATTTGATATGATATGAAGTAGCCGAAGAAAATTCATAGTCCAAACGGAAGTgcagtatatattttttatgttgtatatTCTGGTAAATCAGCAGAGAATTAAaactttatattaaattaatgtaCTAGCAAGAGATGATATAAGACCAAATACTCTGAATAAGAAGACAATTCCAAGTCGAAAGAGTTGTTACAATTTATATATGAAGGCTGGTGTATGTGTAGCAATTGAAGAGTATGCAACTTTTGTGTGACTCTACTCTTACATTCGACAAGTGGATTCATACCCATTTTGACAAGTTACGTCTTGTTGAATCTATACTAAATCCACAACAATACATATCTGTTGGAATTCATTATTAATCTATTATCTCAGTTTATACAATGTACCAAAAAATACGCACGCTTTCTTGTCTCCTCAGATCAGAGGTGCCGCttcatgaattttttttataaaaaaattataaatagacaatgaaaatactaaactttGTGAATAATAAATGTATTATATGTTTAATTTAATAGATATGCAGAtaattatgtttgttatttttaattggatggttatttcttttgatATGCATATGCCCTTCGATGACACTAAATTCAATTAAACCAAAGAAGTAATAAGATATCTCTTAAGAAGAATCGAGGGATAAATACATTACTGACAAATCTTGGAGATTAAGCTTCATAAACCTAACTACTAACTGTTATATCAGATTCATCCATGAAAGTATTGGATTTTCAATGTGTCATGAACATTAAATCTGTTTGCATTCTCACTGGTGGCTGAATCATGAATTCTCAGCCTATCAAATTTGGTACATCAATTCTGATCCAATTTCTATAGCAGCAATATAAGAACAGAAGATAACAAAACAAAAGGCTAAAACAGAAGTATCTTATTACAGATTTTAACTAAATACATTTCAATAGGAGGGTTATTTTGTTATTGTCATGTTTTAAGAAGGATGGACCTTGCCAGAAGAGATTCCCTTCCAAGCAGATTTCATGGAAGCAGTGGCTGAATTGAGTGCAGCCTCAATATACTTCTTGGAAGCAATGGAGGCAGCTTTCTCCATCAAATTTCCCATCTTTCTTGCACCCTCAGCAGTGTTAACTAGGCTCTCCATTTCAGCCTTTGACATGCTCTCAAGCTCCTCTTCGAAGCGCCGGAACTCGTCCATGGCACTTTCCGTGATAGAATCAAGGTAGTCCTGAGCTTCCTGCATGGAAACCTCAGCCTCTTCAACCTCTTTCTGTTGCTCAAGTTCTGCAGCTGCCCATGCCTTGTATGACTCAATCTCAAACAGCTTCATGAGGACGATTTTTATGGTCTGGGAAACTGTTCACTTTCTCTTATCTCTCCGAAAATTGAATCCCTTGAGGTACAAGGCTGTAGTTGGATCAGGGTCCCTGAAACCGGGCATTTGAAGAAGCTTTCAATTTCCAACAGTTCGGGTAATTTTCCATATTAAGTGATTCTTGTACATATAGTTTTTTCTTACCTGCTGTGTTTTCTTGTTCTTATATTTCTTTCAACTCATGTTAATTGTTTCCAGGGAGGGTATACATGATAGATTTCGGAAACCTCAATGTTCTGGAGTTCCTGTCGATGCGAGGAGTCCAGTGGAGCTGTGATGCAATATGTAAAATGCTGAAATTGGCAAGTGAGGTGAAGCATCTTTTTATGAAGGTTGAATTCACAGGGGACTTTGAAGCTCTGCAACCCTTTCCAGAGATTGATTTTGTCGAATTTTTCAATAGCCATCCAAAGCTGCGCAAGATATAGTTTTTGAACGGAATAGTCTACTAGCTTCATTGCTCTGGGTTTGTCTCCAAGATTTAGCTTACTTGCTCCCATCATAATTCATAACTGTGTATGAAGTCGTGATGGCTATGCTGCAATCTAGTGTGAATGATTGTGACACTATAATAACCCTAGAATCACTTGAATTGACATATCAGAGCCGTCAAAAACATTAATATATTTGTGAGAGCAAAGCAAtaacaataatcataataatGCAGCACAGAGCAAATTAAGCTGAGGAAGAATCATAATTTTATCACTACATACTCCATAGACTGAAAACAAATGTCAAGGCCATGATCAAACTACTAGCCAAAGAACGAGCAAACAAAAAAGTAATACAAATATGTTCACCTCAGCGGTGAAAATTAGCATTCATGTCCTCCCAGGGGATTCATTGCCTCCCAGGGTTTCAAGAAAGCCAGAAGGATCAATTTTCGCTTTCTCAATGATAGAAAGTGCAGACAGAACCTTCTCTGCTGCTACCTTTCTCGTCTTAGCTGCATCTTTTAGCACTTTTACACTTTCCTCTACTTCCTAAGCagacatgaaaataaataaataaagcatatcaaattcaaatcaaaacaccAAGGAAACTCGAAGCAGGGCAAAAATCATTGCCTGAAAAGCTACCCTAAGGATTCAAAATTCATCATCTTGACTATTCTAAAAGAATCAAACCGAACTGAAAAGAAGGCAGAGGAAAAAGTATACCTTGCTGGGTTTGTCGTCCTCAACAAGAAGTGGGGTTGAGGAAAGTTGTCCTATTTCAGTGTCATCAAGGGTCGCTCTGGTTCTCGTTTTTTCTCTGCGAAATTTAACAGGGTGATGATACTGATAGTTCGTTCCTCCGAGTCTGTGAGGAGTGGCGGCGGACGCAGGGAGCGGCGGCGTCTGATGCGTGTTGTGGCGGCAAGAATAGGCGAACCAGAGATACaacagaggaagaagatgagaaaATGGCGTTGATTGAAATTGAATCTATAAACCCTAGCAGACCTCTCTTCTTCTTTGAATctgaaactaaaag is a window from the Arachis hypogaea cultivar Tifrunner chromosome 1, arahy.Tifrunner.gnm2.J5K5, whole genome shotgun sequence genome containing:
- the LOC112702757 gene encoding uncharacterized protein (The sequence of the model RefSeq protein was modified relative to this genomic sequence to represent the inferred CDS: added 83 bases not found in genome assembly) translates to MEALLSQFTLLSDHALQDKNFDPSTIEDLMKLFEIESYKAWAAAELEQQKEVEEAEVSMQEAQDYLDSITESAMDEFRRFEEELESMSKAEMESLVNTAEGARKMGNLMEKAASIASKKYIEAALNSATASMKSAWKGISSGKVHPS